Part of the Aurantiacibacter aquimixticola genome, GGAGCTCGACGAAGCGCTCGCCAAGATCGCCGAGGGCCAGCAGAGCTACAAGAATGCCGCCAAGTCGAAAAAGGCTGCCGAAGGCGACCAGCTGATCATCGATTTCGTCGGCCGCGTGGACGGCGAGGAATTCGAAGGCGGCAAGGCCGAAGGCGCGCCGCTGGTGATCGGTTCCGGCCAGTTCATCCCCGGCTTCGAAGACCAGCTGACCGGTGTGAAAACGGGCGAAGAGAAGACCATCAAGGTCACCTTCCCCGAGGATTACCAGGCCGAGCATCTGGCCGGCAAGGATGCTGAATTCGACGTCACCGTCCAGCAGGTGAAAGTGCCTGCCGAAACCAAGGTGGACGAGGATTTCGCCAAGTCGCTCGGCCTCGACAGCCTCGACAAGCTAAAGGAACTGGTGCGCGGCCAGATCGAGCAGGAAAGCGCCGGTCTTACCCGTACGCAGATGAAGCGGCAGCTGCTCGATACGCTCGCTTCCAATCACGATTTCGACGTGCCGCCGACCATGGTGGAAGCCGAATTCGAGCAAATCTGGCAGCAGCTGCAGCAGGAAGCCGCCAAGGACGAGAAGCCGGAAGAGGCGTTGAAGGAAATCGAAGCCGAGAAGGACGATTACAAGCGCATCGCGGAGCGCCGCGTGCGTCTCGGACTGCTGCTGTCCGAGATCGGCCAGGCCAATGGCGTCGAGATTTCCAACCAGGAAATGCAGATGCTGATCCAGCAGGCGGCGCAGCAATATCGCCCGGAAGATCGCGACCGTTTCGTCGAATATGTCCGCAAGGAACCGATGGCGCAGGCCCAGCTTCGCGCGCCTCTCTATGAGGACAAGGTCGTCGACTTCCTGTTCGACAAGGCAGACGTGACGGAGCGCGAGGTGACGCGCGAGGAACTCGAAGCTGCGATCGAAGCCGAAGAAGCCGCTCCGGCTCCGGCGAAGAAAAAGGGTCCGGCGAAGAAGAAGGCGCCCGCCAAGAAGACTGAGGCCAAGAAAGCTCCGGCGAAGAAGGCCGCCGCCAAGAAGGACGACAAGCCTGCTGCCAAGAAGGCACCGGCCAAGAAGGCTGAGGCCGAGAAGAAGCCCGCTGCGAAGAAGGCTCCCGCCAAAAAGGCTCCGGCCAAGAAGGCCGCTGCGAAAAAGCCTGCCGCGAAGAAGTAAGAGCTACGGCTCGATGAAAAGCCCTCCCCGGCACGCGCCGCGGGGGGCTTTTTCGTGCCCGGTCAGAAACTGCCGGTCAGGGTCAGCGTGATCGTCTGGCCAAGCGCCCTGCGCCGGTCCTCGGTGAAGAGGATGGGCGACGTGTCGCGCGGCCCGTCATAAACCGTGCGCAGCAGCGTGTCGCCGCCATTAAAGATATTGCCGAAGCGCAGATTGGCCGTCGCGCCCAGCACGTCCTTGTGCTCGACGAAGACGGCACCGAATGTGCTCGGGCCATACTGGAAGATCTGTTCCTCCACCCGGAAGACGGGCGCACGCTCGGTATCCTGGAACGACCAGCCCCAGGCGAAATCGCTACCGGGAACGTCATGGCGAAAATCGAGCTCGATCTCGAACGGGTCGTTGCCGTCGAAGCGGCGCTCCAGCCCCGTGACAGGATCGAGCAGGGTGGATTCTTCCCATTCCACGCCGATATCCAGCTGCGCGCCGGTGAAGCCGAATGCGCCCAGCTGCGCGGTCGCCACCAGCACCGCGCCGCGCCGGGT contains:
- the tig gene encoding trigger factor, whose amino-acid sequence is MQIVETTNEGLKRAYTVTIPAKDIDARIDAEVKKVAPQVRMPGFRPGKVPANLVRKMHGEALHADVLNNTVRESVDGLLKDKKLRPALQPKVEMTDGYEQGKDAELKVEVEVLPDIEAPAVDGLKLEKLTVPVDEKELDEALAKIAEGQQSYKNAAKSKKAAEGDQLIIDFVGRVDGEEFEGGKAEGAPLVIGSGQFIPGFEDQLTGVKTGEEKTIKVTFPEDYQAEHLAGKDAEFDVTVQQVKVPAETKVDEDFAKSLGLDSLDKLKELVRGQIEQESAGLTRTQMKRQLLDTLASNHDFDVPPTMVEAEFEQIWQQLQQEAAKDEKPEEALKEIEAEKDDYKRIAERRVRLGLLLSEIGQANGVEISNQEMQMLIQQAAQQYRPEDRDRFVEYVRKEPMAQAQLRAPLYEDKVVDFLFDKADVTEREVTREELEAAIEAEEAAPAPAKKKGPAKKKAPAKKTEAKKAPAKKAAAKKDDKPAAKKAPAKKAEAEKKPAAKKAPAKKAPAKKAAAKKPAAKK